The stretch of DNA TTCTACAATGATCCTGTactgaatgatgttttttgttccTTGCAGAGATGAACCATTAATAATGGATCAATTAAACACTAGGCCCGGAAGAAACACATTTGTTTGACTAAATTAGAACTAAATTAGAAAAGCAGTAGGCTATAAAGAGTCATACTAAGAAGATGATATGACAATATAAATTACTGTCACTATACTTGCTGGGTTTTAATCTTCTTATTACTGTACACTCCATGTGAGATCATTTAGTTTGGTGGGGGTAATCATTTTTACTCAGTTGGTCCAAATATGATGCACTGCTTATAATGGAGAGCAGGCATTATCCAACATTTACACTCAAATGTACAATGGGACAGTATTGCTACAGTATTTCCTTAAAACATCCGTTTTTTTCTGGTACAGAAGTGTTTTTGGTCACCCAACCTGTTTCGCGTGGGTTTCCGGGTGCACGGCTAGGAAAACCACCAGTATTGGCACCACCCCGCCCTCTTTCTGGCAAACAAGTGAGCACATTCCCACAAATGATCATTTAGTCAACTATTGCATTGTGATAATTggctggttgccattgacagcaatggcAATGAGTAAATAACTTACCGGAATCAACAGGTTTTGCAATGACTCCTGTTGTGTCCCCATTTCCAGGACTATGTTTGGATATTGCTAAAAcacaatgacaaaataaatatacatccCCAAACACACTGCTGACAATAAAGTCTTCCAATGCCAGCTTTGTAATAAATGAGTTTTAACAGCTCGATGTAAAGTTGATACTTATACATGAACAAAACTAATAAAACTCAATAGAACTTTATAAGTTTTTCAAACTTACTGCAGCTTGGCACATCTTTCCATGTTCCAGAGACACAAAAAATGGACTTTCTGGCATTTGCTCCCTCCATGCTGTAGCCATCATCACATTCATAACGAACTTCAGAGTCGGCTGCAAATATGTGCTGATATTTGTGAAGAACAACAGCGTGTGGGATGTTAGGGGGCTCATTACAAGACGTTTCACTTCCTGGGGAAGggaaattaaacatttattgAAGTCATCAACTCCATGGAGCTGTGTTAAAGGGAACTTTATACAATGATTAAGTAATATTGATCCACATATCAGAGACACCTGATTCcaatttctgagatactgtatgaaccaaaagcacattattagacAATGTCATAATtaataattcatccagtaatggttgttttcttactgcaaaacaggaaaataaccaaaaaatagtactaaatgttaatttgccaatATCTACTGGCGAAAAACAGTAAGCCGtacatacccttgattcagtcatcattattTTGAGTAACAAATATTggttatatgtgagaaaatatggtagttggtAATTGTGATTGACTCACTCTCACAAACTGGCAAAGGAGACCAAGCTCCCTTTTTACATGTGGCTGTTACTCCCCAGCCTTTGTGTTTGTATCCTTCATCACACTTGATCCTAATGACCGATCCATCCTTGTACCACAAGCCATCAGGACTTTCTCCATATTTGCCGTGAGGAACATTTGGTGTGAAGCAGGTGTTTTCATCTGAGGAAAGAAAATCAAAACATATCTCCCCTTTAAAATGCAAAGATGTGTACAAAAGAAACAGGAAAAAGAATGATAACACTGAGGATAAATGATCCTCAAGTGAAAAACAGGTGCTCCAAGTAGGACCTGATTTActcggaggtgctggagcctatccaagacAACTATGATAACAGAAGGGAGACACCCTGATCTGGTTgttggcaatttttctgcagtAGTATGTTACACCATTGTATGTCAAGCTGCTTTTTGTGGTTTTAAAGTGAGGTGTGTTTGCTTATGCAGCTGCAGTGTTTTATGTTAAGACATTCTGGAAAATGGAGGAACTATTTGTGTTCTATTGTTTCAGgtaaaactaataaaatatatatttttgttgttgtagaaaTTTGACGCTTTAaaacattcaataaaaaaacCCTAAGAAATtcataattaaaacatttttttgttgagataGAGGAGCAGGTTTAGCCATGAAACATGCAGACGTCATAACTGCACCCGCCTTGGTGATCACAAAAGTACAAGTGACTGAGCGGGTTGTTGTGTTATATACAGTTGAAACACTTTGCCAAAGCACTTGGAATTGGACCACTTGATGAAGAAGTTCAACttataaagaaagaaaacttgACCAATTGCATACAGGTAAGCCATAGttttaaaaacatcaatttcAATACGTagactgttttatttttgtggttaAGTTTTCAATGCTGTTGCTAAGGTATAAAATTCCTCATCATAATTTGACATATACATTATGCTTACTCACCAATGCATTGTGGTATATGGGACCATAACCCATTGAGGCATACACTGGTGGCCCACCAACCTTCCACTGCTGGTTTCTTCCCAGCATTGCAAGCATATGCGAGGCTGCTTTCATGTAAATAGCTCCTCTGCTCAGGCACTAAAAATCCTCCATCCAGCTGGGGAGCAGAACACGGCTCTGCTGGAATTTGGCCTAggaacaaataattaaaaaaaaaaagaaagtcattTCTATTTTTCAGTAGAACTGCATCAGTATGAAGTAGACATACCAAGAAGTTGTCCAGGAAAGGACAAGAGAAAGACAAATCCAAGACACctgcaaaacattttgtaaacattCTCTGACTAAACTAAGCAAATGTTCTCAATCAGATCAGGACTGGTTAATAATTGTTCAGTTGAACCCATCTCCTAGTTAAAAAGCAAATACAGACCTCCATTACATTGGATGTTTGCTTTGAAGAGCAAGACTGGAAAGTTTGGAAAAGTGGATAAAGGACACTTTTACTCCAATTTGAAGTTCAACCATAGATTTCAGCCTTTAAAGTCAAACTAAAATGGTACCATTTCAAAATGATAACTACATGTACTACTGTACACTCGCTAAATAGACAAGAGCACACGGTTGAGGTTCTTATAGGCGTTTATTTGTCTATTTAAGTCATTATTTAAGAAACTGTTTCCATATTTCCCACTCCCCTGAAATCGACAAAGCAAACTGAAGCTTGGGGACCGGGTCACCATATGGCCGAGTATCTCAAAAAGTAtccgacaaaaacaaacaaacaaaagaaaaactgaaaGATCGCTGAAAGGATATTCTCTAAAGTAGTAGAAGTGTTTCTTCTATGCCTCATAGGCTTTCAGCGTGTGTATATACATCAGACCGCAACACAAACTTCCCAACACAGAGGAAAACGTGACTTTACCGAAAGGATAAGTTACAAAATTCCCTTTCACTGAGTGCAAACATGAAGCTTACATGTCTATTTTTTCCAAGCACATTTTATGATATCCAAACCATTTGACCCTTCGCAGCTTTCCTagatcaaatggattgaacgtctatctGCATCAACACCAGTGAACAAGATTGATTTCATATGTTATGTTTCAAATAGAAAATACGGATTATGAGCATCTTTTCTGAATacagatcattaaaaaaaaaatgaaatccccTCTTTGTGAAGAGCAACATTTGCATTTTAAGTGCTCAGGGAATCCGTTGGGTACTTCATCATGCTTCTCCTTGGAACATCACGGTGAAATATGGCACTGCTGCTCAGCATTGGTAGAACGGGGCCGAACAATGTGACAGTGCCCAAAAGTTGATTGGGATTTTCAGAGTTTGGCCATTGCGATCCGAGTTTAAAACCTGAGGTGAGATTTGTGTTTCACCAAGTATCTGGAGGACAGAGAAACACTTGTGGTCAATGATGATGCATGCTCAAAACGTTGTGAAGGAGAAAAGTCT from Stigmatopora nigra isolate UIUO_SnigA chromosome 9, RoL_Snig_1.1, whole genome shotgun sequence encodes:
- the LOC144201739 gene encoding complement factor H-related protein 1-like isoform X2, whose protein sequence is MFCRCLGFVFLLSFPGQLLGQIPAEPCSAPQLDGGFLVPEQRSYLHESSLAYACNAGKKPAVEGWWATSVCLNGLWSHIPQCIDENTCFTPNVPHGKYGESPDGLWYKDGSVIRIKCDEGYKHKGWGVTATCKKGAWSPLPVCERSETSCNEPPNIPHAVVLHKYQHIFAADSEVRYECDDGYSMEGANARKSIFCVSGTWKDVPSCTISKHSPGNGDTTGVIAKPVDSGLESTSDKDSTISPLITDVDNCGPYPKVPNGDVVRKKTMSLRYACNGFYKRIGPETVVCYNNGSWSQLPTCKEAYCQIDLDEYRHYSLQESGTIILKERESKKVQCIWTFYSSLITCTKGKARVTPCCHYLDHYWQRCY
- the LOC144201739 gene encoding complement factor H-related protein 1-like isoform X1; this translates as MFCRCLGFVFLLSFPGQLLGQIPAEPCSAPQLDGGFLVPEQRSYLHESSLAYACNAGKKPAVEGWWATSVCLNGLWSHIPQCIDENTCFTPNVPHGKYGESPDGLWYKDGSVIRIKCDEGYKHKGWGVTATCKKGAWSPLPVCERSETSCNEPPNIPHAVVLHKYQHIFAADSEVRYECDDGYSMEGANARKSIFCVSGTWKDVPSCTISKHSPGNGDTTGVIAKPVDSERGRGGANTGGFPSRAPGNPRETGLESTSDKDSTISPLITDVDNCGPYPKVPNGDVVRKKTMSLRYACNGFYKRIGPETVVCYNNGSWSQLPTCKEAYCQIDLDEYRHYSLQESGTIILKERESKKVQCIWTFYSSLITCTKGKARVTPCCHYLDHYWQRCY